From Mucilaginibacter gotjawali:
TTCCTCCAATTCTTCTGTTGCATCGTAGGCCATTGGCACTTCTCCATAACGATAAGGCGCTATTTTAGAATAAAGAACAAGCTGATTGAGCACGTCGTAGTGGTAAAATGTTTAGCCTGTACAAAATTGCAATTCTGATTACTTGCACCACCAAAATGGCCGTTGAGCACCGGAGTGTTTATTAAGCTTACATTAGAACCATCTGCTGCAATAACTCGTAAGGCTTTCCATTGCCTTATATCCGACCCCGCATAACAGTAAAAACTGCTGCAAAGAACCCTGTTCCAGAGACAAAAGAAGGATGGTTTTAGCTTTATGCGTTGTTGGGTAAAAGCACTTACCGAGCAGGTATTGGGGGCACCTAACTCCTCAAAAAACTTTTCCAACTCTATGCTAAGCGTCTTTTTGCAAAGCTTAACTATCAATAAAACAAGCCGTTCAAAAGGTAATTTTCTATTTCGAGTGAAGTCTTCAGGAGATCTTCGGAAATTATTCAGTAGAGCTTCATTATGTACTATCAATGAAACAAAGCTTTTTAGTTCGGAAATAATTTTTATTCCTATTTTTATCTCGGTCTTGGCCATTAGGGTTGTAGTAGTGTTTTGTGTTTTAGTCGATTCAAAACTACTTGCTGCAATCCTTTTTTGCTTGTCTTTTTCCTAACTTAATAACATGTGAGTCAATTGAGTATCGCTTAACTTAATGACATTGGCCGTAAGCCACGATACAGTAGGTAAGTTCCCAGTTTTTACATCCTCCCTGAACTGGTGAAACACGTCGCCGGCAGGAACTTGTAGTTCCCGCTCGGTACCATCGTCGTTATATTTAAGGGTGACCAGCTTGCGGTGGTCCGGGTCGTTTTTATTGGTGTCGAAGGCTTTTTTATGGATGCTTTTTTCCCTGTCGCTTAGTTTTTCAAACATGCCCTGTTTCCAGGTTTCGCGTTCTTTATTCACCCCATCCAAATAGGATTGTGTTTCCCTTAATTGTTGTTTTAATTTCTTAAGGCTTTTGTCGCCTTCGGGCAAAGCCGCTATTTGTTTCTTTAATTCGTCGATCTTGCCGGGCAGTTCAGCTGCTCTTTTTTCCAGGGCGATCAAATGCGGCTCATGCAAAAATATCTTGTACTGAGCAAAAAACTCCAGGGCGTTATCCTGAAAATTGGATAGCCAAACGTCCTCTTCTCCTTCAAAACCGGTATCTATCGCTACTTCGTTCTGATAACATTTCCACGAGACCCCGCTCTCTTCCAAACGTTCCGGGAAGGTGGGCCACTTCAGGGTGCCGTAATCCATATCGTCGTTCCACACATGCGCCCTTGAATTTTCATTTTGTTCCTCGCGGATGGTTCCGGTCCAAAAGTAGAGCCTGTTAGGATTGGTACCGGTTAAGGCCGAGCAAAAATTTTGGTCGCAAACGGTAAAAGCGTCGGCCATGGCATAATAAAAAGGGATGTCGTCGCGGGTATGGTAGCCTAAGGTTAAAGGCATATCGGCGTATTCGGGGTTGCCGTTGCGTTTGTTATCCAGCCACTTATCGTATTTGCCTTCGTTACGGGCATTTACCTGGTTGCGCCACGAGTGGGGGAGCGAATCCATCCAGGTAGCTTTAGTGTTTTTGATGTCGAGATGAAACGGCGCGTAAGTTTCCCCTTTTTTATTGGATTGCAGCCATACCTTGTTTTTATTGGGCATATCGATAGCGCGGGGATCATTAAACCCGCGAACGCCTTTCATGCTGCCTAAAGTATGGTCGAACGAACGGTTTTCCTGCATCAATATCACAATATGTTCCGCGTCGAGGTAGGTGCTTCCTTCGGGCGCGTTAATGGCCATCGCTTTTTGGATAGAGGCCGGGATCATATTGGTTAAGCTGGCAGCACCGGTTAACAAAGCTGCTTTTTTAAGGAAATCTCTGCGGGTATCAGTCATGATAGTTTTGTATTTTAATTAGAGTAACGTATTTAATGGTTGAAAATTCCGATGTCGAAAGTTATAACCAATTGAAAACATGTGTTTTATATAACTCCCCTCTTGAGAGGGGGTGTGCTGGCCTGTGTAGTGGCGGGGGTGTGTTAGCAGACATACTGGTCAACACACCCCTCCACCCCTGCCTGCCGGCAGGCAGGCCTCTCAAGAGGGGAATCGCACAGGCCCGGCTTTAAAAGCCGCCTTTTTTCTATTTCTTAATCGCCAAATATATTAGCGTAATTAGCGGTTCGCAATATATTGTTCGCACAAACCAAACGAAAGCGTCATCCCGTTGCCGCCAAGGCCGTTAATAATGGTTACGCCGGGCTCAGCTCCGGTAATAAATTCAGTTTGTCCATTGGTCATTTTTGGGTAGATGCCATGCCATGATTGCATCATTTTCCAGTCCTTAAAAATGGCAAAAGTTTGTAAGTAAGCGATTATTAAATTATTAATAAATTCTTTGTCAAAAGGGTCGTGTACCAACCCGTATTCGTGCGAATCGCCTATGGTTAGTTCACCGCTGCCGTTTTGTGATGCCATCACATGGATGCCCCATTCAAGGTAATTGCCATATTGCTCTTCGTACCGCTTGCGCAATTCCGGCAATGAAGTCGCGGCCTGGAAACCGGGGTAGTGGATCATGGATAAACCGCCGCACAGCGCCGGGCCTATGCGCCATTCGTCCGGCTGGCTCACCAGGCGCATCATCTGCAATTTACATTTGGTGATTTGCGTCTCCAGAAATAATTCCGGGTAAAGGGTTTCAAAATCGGCCCCGCTGCAAACAAATATTTCATCCGCTTTCCAGCTTCGCCTGCCCGATTTAACCGAAGGAGGTTCGATCTGGCTGATGGCCGTATTCCAGAAAAACTCTACATCATATTTTTCGGCCAGGTAAGCAGCTATCTGCCCCACAGCCACCCTCGATTCTACGATCATCTCCTCACTGCTCCATAAGGCGCCTTTTAACCGGGTCGGGTTAACCGCGGGCGACTTTTGCAGCGCCTGTTTGGCATTTAGCAGTCCGCAATCACGGTGCTGGTGGTTTGCCTCCACATATTCGCTGATCACTTGCAGCTCATCCGCACTGTATGCCAGGTGCAGCGAGCCAACTTCGTCGTGCCAGATCCTGGCTTCGGTGCATATTTCTTTCCAGATGCTGCGCGATAGCATGGCCCGTTCAAAGAGTGGCCCGGTAGCCTGCCCTATGGGCCAAACCATCCCGAAATTACGGATGGATGCCCCAACTGCGCGTTCATTACGTTCAAATACGGTTACTTTATAACCACGGATTGCCAGTGCTCTGGCTGTGGCAAGGCCAACAATGCCGGCCCCTATAATAATTGCTGATGGTTGTTTCATGCAGGTATAATGTTCAATGGTTCTTTCTGTGCGTCAACGTCTTTTTTCGCCTCCCGTAAAAAATACAACAGGGATAAGGTGGCACAAATGCCACCAACAATGGCTACCGTCATCACGCTGTTTTTAAAAAATGTGCCCCAACTGATGCTGGGTTGCCCCAGTTCTTTTACCAACAAGACACTTACGCTGCCCAGGTAGCCTATCGAGTCGGCTACGTAGATAAGGAAGCCCACGTTGCCTTTGTAATGGAAGGTCGCCAATAACCGTTCAAAGAAAACCGCGTTATAAGGCACATAGCCCAGGTATAGGCCCAGGCCCGCCATAGTCATCCAAACCATAGGGCCGATCAACCCTAATCCAAATAAAATGGTGCCGGTGCCGATGAGCAGACAGCCGGAAATGATCATGTAATGGATAATTCGGAATGCTTTAAGGTTTCGTTTCACCAGGATTAGGAAGCTGATCGCCACCAGCACCAAAACAGAGATGATGGTGTCTATTTTGGTATAAATGGTATTGTCTTTTATGCCCAGGCTGGCCCAGATCTCCACCTCAAAATTATCGCGCACATCGCGCATAATGGTAAGCAGCACATAAATCACCAGGGTTAAAATAATGCCGGGTAAAAACCGCTGTAAAAAGTGTTTCCGCTCTGCCGCGTCCATTGGCTCCCGTTTGGTACGCAGTTTGATGTCTTCGGAGGTAGGCGGGGGCATTAATTCCAGCATGAGTACAAACAATAAAAGCGGGATTACAAACAGTGCCCCGGTTACAAAAGGCATGGTAAACTCGCTGATGTGGAACGAGCCCATCAGCGTGCGGGCAACCGTTTTCACAAAACCGGATGCGAAAATCAGGCTGATGGATAACACGCCTGCCATAAACTCAGTGGATTTACGGCCTTCCAGGTAACTGAAAACCAGGCCCCAGATCAGGCCTAGCGGAAAGCCGTTTATAAATAAAAAGCCAATGTTATACGGTGCAGGCACAATCGCAAAAAACAGCAATGCTATCCAGGCCGTGCCTATCAGCAGTAAAATACTTTTGGCGCGCTGGTCGGGTTTTAATTCGGCGATGAATTTAATGCCATAGAATTTGCTGCAGGTATAGCCAATTACCTGCGCTATTACCAGCCAAACTTTATAATCAACATGAAAGTATTGCTGCCCGGTAAAAGTACCTGCGGTAAACGCCTTACGGAAAGCATACATAGAGGTATACGCTCCAAAAGCCGAGACTGCCGCCATTAAGGACAAAACAGGATAGGGCCATTTGGCAACTTTAACCCGTAATTGGTCGATAGCTTTCATAACTACTGATTGATGATGCCGATTACCTGTGCGATGTCGTCAATAATATGCGTAGGGTTATATATTTCCAGTTCTTCGCGTGTAAAAATACCCGTAGTAACGCCAATTACGTAGTGGCAACCTGCGTTTTGTCCTTCGCGCACATCAACTTCTGTGTCGCCAACTTTCATCACTTCCAGTGGGTCGGTAATCGCACAATCTTTCATTATTTTCCGGATCATAAACGGATGCGGCCGGCCAAGTTCAACTTCGTCAGAGCCGATAACCTCGTCGATTAATCCCTTTTCTATCCACTGCAGGCGTTCAACAATAGTATCCGCGATATCCCTCGAAAAGCCGGTATTGATGCCGATCTTAATGCCCATCCGGTGTAATTCGGCAAAAGTTTCTTCAACATTGGGTAGGGGAGCAATCCCCGGCTCAAACTGGTAAAAATGGATCATCTGTTTTACAAACTCCCGGTGGATGGCATCTACCAGGCTGCCAGTAATCTTTTCTTTATCCGTTTCGTGCAGCTGCAGCATTTGGGTAATCGCTTCATTTTTCTCATATCCCATCAATGGGTTGATCCGTTCGAGCGGGACATCATACTGGTATTTTTTTAAAGCTGCCTGGAAGGCCTTGCTTACGTTATGATCATCTTTAACCGTTGTACCGGCTATATCAAAAACAACTAATTTTATCGACATCTAATGTTTATTTGGGTTGAGCAATACTAAACTAAGTTTATTAATATCAAACCAATATAATATTAAGTTATGATTAATTATCGGGAAATAAACTGCACTGACGGGCAAAAAAATATTATGCCTAAGATCATTTTATTTCATGACCAAAAGCATCGCGCCCGGTTTTATATCCTCCTTAATTTTATTGTATGAATAAGATCACTTCTTCTCCGGATCTCCAAAGTCAATGCGAAGTGAAAAAGCCTGTAAAAAAGCCGGTTAGCCTCCAATATATTCACTTTGTTAATGTAAAGCCTGGCATTTGCTACGTAAATTTTGATGTAGGAAACATTTTAACAAAACCGTAAAATGAAAGTAATTGAACGCAAATTTTTGGAAAACCTTTTTGACCAGTTGAAGGAAATGGGGTATGACTTGTTTGGCCCCGTAGTTCATGATGGAGCTATCGTGTACGACGAAATTGAGTCAGCTGGCGAACTGCCCGCCGGTTGGCACGACAAACAGGAAAAGGGGACATACCGGTTGGAGAAATCAGGAGATCCATCAGTTTTTGCTTATGCCGCGGGCCCGCAATCATGGAAAAAATTGCTCCATCCTTCTGAAAACCTGCTTTGGAGGGCACAACGCACCGAAAATGGTTTTAAGGTAATCAAAGATCCTGAACCTAAAAGAAAGAAAGCTTTTATAGGTGTGCGGCCATGCGAACTGAACGCCATTTTAATACAGGATAAAGTGTTTTTAAAAGGGATTGCTGTTGACGCTTCCTACCAGGCTTTAAGGAATGATGTTTTTATAGTAGCGGTAAATTGTACCCACCCTGCAAACACCTGTTTTTGTGCCTCGATGAATACCGGTCCCAAAGCAACCAAAGGTTTTGATATTTCATTAACAGAGGTACTGGACGGAGATCGCCATTATTTCCTTGCGGAATCAGGAAGCAGCCTGGGCGACGATGTTTTAACAGATGTTACCGGCCATGATGCTTTAGACAACGAAATAGTAACCGGCAAAAAGGCCCTTGAAAATGCCGCCGGAAAAATGGGCCGAAACCTGGATACCACAAATATTAAGGAACTCCTTTATGCCAATTCAGAAAGCCCGTATTGGGATGAAGTGGCTGCCCGCTGTTTATCATGCGGAAATTGCACTATGGTTTGCCCTACCTGTTTTTGCACAACCGTTGAGGATAAAACCGACCTTACCGGCCAGCATGACGAACGCTGGAGTAAATGGGACTCCTGTTTCTCGCTGGAGTTTTCTTATATCCACACCGGGCCGGTACGGTCAACCGTACGTTCACGCTACCGGCAATGGATGACACATAAACTGGCATCGTGGATAGACCAGTTTGGCACATCCGGCTGCGTGGGTTGCGGACGCTGTATTACCTGGTGCCCCGTTGGTATTGATATAACGGAAGGGTTGGCCTCAATCAGAAATAATCAAACGGAAAAAACTAACCAAATATGAAAACCCTGGAACTGGCAATAGCCAAACACCCCTTTTTTGATGACCTTCCCGAAGAAGATATCCGCAGTATTGCCGGGCAGGCAAATATTGTAAATTTTAAAGAAGGAGATGTACTGTTTAAAGAAGGAGATGATGCAGACAAGTTCTATCTTATTATAAAAGGTAAAGTTGCGCTGGAAACATACACTCCCGGCAGGGGAGTAATTAATATACAAACCGTTGAGGATGGCGAAATGCTGGGATGGTCGTGGTTGGTGGCCCCCTATAAATACCGTTTTGCTGCAAAAGTGATAACGAAAACCGAAATGATTGTCATTAACGGAACGCAATTACGTGCTGATTGTGAAAAAAAGCCGGTTTTAGGCTACGAAATGATGAAACGAATGGTGCGCGCAATCGCCTTAAGGCTTGAACAAACAAGACTAATGCTGATGGATATTTATGGCAAACGGTATAAAAAAATTGATCATGGAGGATACTATTTATAACACCGAAGCCACAGTTGCTGACCCGATGGTGCCAACGCTTTACCGGGTTGAAAGCTATGTTAAAGAAACCAGTGATACCTTCACGCTTGCCATTTCGCCAACCGGATCAGCTTTGGAGGTAAAAACGGCAAACCAAAAGCAGCTTGGCGCTGCGCCCGGACAATTTAATATGCTTTATGTATTCGGTATGGGCGAAGTGCCCATTTCAATAAGTGCAAGCCCGGCTGTGGGAGGTTTATTAACACATACCACACGAGACGTAGGCAGTGTTACCAAAGCTTTATCGGCCCTTAAAGTCGGCGATATGTTAGGGGTACGCGGGCCTTTCGGTACGCCCTGGCCTTTAGAGCGTGCGGTTGGTAAAGATGTAGTGCTTGTTGCAGGCGGTATCGGGCTGGCTCCATTGCGCCCGGTCATCCATGAACTGCTTGCCAGGCGTGCGGATTTTGGCCGTTTGGTAGTGCTATATGGCTCACGGTCTCCGGCTGACATTATTTTTAAAAATGAACTAAAAAAATGGAAAGCGCAGCCCGGCGTGATCGTGTATATAACAGTCGACCGGGGATCGTCATCATGGCACGGAAGCGTGGGTGTGGTTACCAGGCTGATCCCGAAAATCCGCTTCGACCCGGCCAACGCTATTGTGATGATCTGCGGCCCCGAGATAATGATGCAGTATACGGTGGATGCCCTGAAACAACGGGGCGTTAGCGGCGAAGATATTTATGTATCGATGGAGAGGAATATGAAATGCGCCTTAGGTTTTTGCGGCCATTGCCAGTTTGGCGAACACTTTATTTGCAAGGACGGCCCCGTGTTCACCTACGACCAGCTATCATCTCTTTTTAAGAAACCGGAGATTTAAAAAAAAGTGTAAGCTTTAAAATAGAACGGCTCCCGGCAGAGGAAGCAATCAGTAAACGGAATTAAAAACAGTATCATGCCAAAACCACACGTCCCTAAATTAGCTGTTTGGAAATTTGCATCCTGTGATGGGTGCCAGTTGAGCCTGCTTGACTGTGAAGATGAATTACTGGCCATCGCAGGACAGATAGAAATCGCAAATTTTCCTGAAGCCTCAAGCGCTATCGTAAAAGGCCCGTATGATCTTTCGCTGGTTGAAGGTTCCATCACCACCCCGCACGACGAAGAGCGGATCCACAAAATCCGTAAAATGTCGAAATATGTAATTACCATAGGCGCCTGCGCAACAGCCGGGGGCATACAGGCCCTGCGCAATTTTAAAGATGTTAATGAATTTATTTCGCTGGTGTATGCGCGGCCCCACTATATTTCAACGCTAAGTAAATCAACGGCTATTGCTGATCATATCGAGGTGGATTTTGAGTTGCGTGGATGCCCGATCAATAAAAGTCAATTGCTGGAACTGATCAGTGCCTTTTTGCATAACCGGAAACCAAATATCCCCAATTACAGTGTTTGCGCGGAATGTAAACGCCGTGGTACAATATGCATAATGGTATCAAAAGGGGTTACCTGTATGGGGCCTGTTACCCATGCCGGGTGTAATGCGCTTTGCCCATCATATAATAGAGGCTGCTATTCCTGCTTCGGGCCAAAAGAAACGCCGAATGCTGCCTCCCTGAGCAGGTGGTTGCTTGAGCAGGGCGTTGAAAAAGAAGAACTGGTGCGGATTTTCAGAGGTTTTAATGCTAATGCGGAGCCTTTCCGTAAAGAAAGTGAATATTATGAAAAATAAAACACTAAAGATAGACATACTGGCCCGTGTAGAAGGAGAGGGGGGGCTTAAACTGAAGATCAGCAATGGCATCGTAAAAGATGTTCAATTAAAAATATATGAACCACCGCGCTTCTTTGAGGCCTTTTTAAGAGGCCGCGACTTTAGGGAAGCGCCTGACATTACCTCCCGTATTTGCGGTATCTGCCCTATTGCCTACCAGTTGGGCGCTTCGCAGGCGATGGAAGAAATTTGTGGCGTAAAAGTAGAGGGGCAGTTAAAAACGCTGCGCCGCCTGATTTACACCGGCGAATGGATCGAATCACATGTTTTGCATGCCTTTATGCTGAATGCCCCGGACTTTTTTGAGGCCGGCAGCGTAATTCACCTGGCGCAGGTGTATCCTGAAGTAGTTAAGAATGCTTTAAGGATGAAAAAGGCTGGTAACGAGATCATGATCGTACTTGGCGGGCGCGAAATACACCCCGTAAATTTACGTTTGGGCGGATTTTATAAAGTACCGAAAAAGCGTGAATTAAGGGCATTGCTTGAAGAGATCAAATGGTCGAAACAGGCTGCGGTTGATGCGCTGATGTTTATTTCTAAATTCGAATTTCCTGAATTTAAACAAAACTATGAGTTTCTTGCCTTATCAGATCCTGACGAATATGCGATTTTAGGTGGACGCCTTGTGTCAAACTGCGGGATTAATCTTCCTGTTAACGAGTATGACAATTGCCTGGTTGAAGAACATGTGCCGCATTCAACCGCTTTACATTCTCATCTAAAGGGTGCAGGTACTTGTTTGCTCGGACCTTTGGCAAGGTATAACCTCAATTTTGAACAACTTACACCGCTCGCGAAGGAAACCGCCTTTAATGCGGGGCTCGGGCGGCACTGCTATAACCCTTTTAAAAGTATACTGGTACGAATGGTGGAGGTAATTTATGCCTTTGAAGAGGCTGAAAGGATTATTGAAGCCTACGAGGAACCTGGCAGCCCGGCTATTGAAGTAAAGCCAAGGGCGGGCACCGGTTATGGCGCCACAGAAGCGCCAAGAGGTATCTGTTATCATCGCTATACGATTGACGACAACGGCATCATACAGGATTCAAAAATAGTGGCTCCTACGTCGGTTAACCAGTCGAGGATCGAAAAAGATCTGTGGGACCTGGTGCAGGCTAATGTGGGGCTTACAGATGAAAAACTTAAGTTTTTTTGTGAGCGGGCGATCCGCAACTATGATCCTTGTATTTCCTGCTCTACTCATTTTTTGACTATGGATATCGAGCGTGATTAAAAACAGAAGTGTAAAATGAAACAAGATTCATCTTCTTCAAAAGCCCTTTTGATCTGTATCGGAAATGAATTCAGGGAAGATGACGGGCTTGGCCTGTATATCGGCCGGCATGATAAGATAAGGAGTCTCCGAAACATGGTGGTCATAGAAAATTCAGGAGACGGAATGGCAATGATGGATGCCTGGAAAGATGGGGGTACTGTGATCCTGGCAGACGCCGTCCGCTCAGGGCGCCCGGCAGGTACGCTATTTCATTTTGATTTATTGAAAGATCCGATCCCCCCTGACCTTTTTATTTTATCTACACACAATATCGGGATCCCTGGATGCATTGCCCTTTCGGAAAAACTGGACCTTTTGCCGGAACAATTGTTATTTTATGGTGTTGAAGGACAGAATTTCGGACACGGCAAAAAACTATCGCCCATTGTAAAAGCTGCAACAGATGGGCTGATCGATCAAATCGTAGCTGACTTTGAGAGTTGAAATTTTAGTTTTCAACAGGTTTAAAAAGCAACAATTATTCTATCGTTTCTTCAATATCTCGTTCGTAGAGGTCTTTTTGGCGGTGAATAATCTCGGCAAGGGTAGCATCTTTAAGCATCCTTACAGTCTCCCGGCGAACATCCGAGAAGATATCCCTGATCCCGCAATGTACCTCATCTTTGCACTCCTGGCACTTTTGGTAGTACTTATGGGTAACACAGGGCAGCAAAGCAATCGGCCCGTCAAATATCCGCATCACTTCGGCCATGTTGATTTCTTCAGGCGTTAGTAAAAGGTAATATCCGCCTTCTTTTCCCTTTTTACTGTTTACCATACCGGCATTTCGCAATACCAATAAAATAGATTCAAGGAATTTTCTGGAAATATTTTCAGTTTCAGCAATAGTTCTGATCTGAACTGGTTCGTTCTGCGGTTGTTGGGCTAAATAAACCAGGGCGTTGATTGCGTATTTGGCTTTTTTGGAAAGCATATGCACAAAATTGCGTATTATTTATCAATTAAAAAAATTAATTATTGGCGGCCCTGTAAGGCCGGTTTCATTAGTCGTTTAGTTCATAAATCAATGCTTCATAGGGTCTTAACACAATATTTGAACTATTATTTACCGATGCCGCTCCATCGGCATAATTAGCTGCCAGCAATTTTGAGTTCTTTATCGCAATGCCGATATCAGTTTGCGCCGTATTGGCCGTAAAATTTAGCACGATAAGCATTTTTTTTCCTTCGCCTTCCCTGGTGTATGCATAAACATTTGGGTTCTTTTTATCCAGCAAGGTATATTTTCCGTAAACCAATACTTTGTGCTGGTTCCTTAAAGCAACCACTTTTCTAAAATAATTCAGGCATGAGTTTTGGTCTTTTTCTTCCGCTGCCACATTGATGGTTTTATAGTTGGGGTTTACCTTTATCCACGGCGTACCGCTGGTAAACCCTGCATTTTTAGTGGCATCCCATTGCAGCGGGGTGCGGCCATTATCCCGGCAGGCATACTTAATGCCGTCCATGAATTTTTGCATATCACCGCCAATATTTTGCTGGTGCTTGTACTCGTTTAAGGTTGACATGTCGCGGTAATCCTCAATTTTATCGAACCTGATATTCGTCATGCCTAATTCATCACCATTATAATAGTACGGCGTGCCGCGCATAGTCATGATAAAGGTCGTTAGCATTTTTGATGAAAGCTCCCTGAATTGGGGGCTGTCATTTCCAAAACGGCTAACCATCCTGGCCTGGTCATGATTCGCCAGGAAAATGGATAGCCAGCCTTTGGTGGCAAATACGCTATCCCAACGGCTGAACACTTCTTTAAAATGTATAACACTGTACCCTTTTGGATTACTGGGAATGTCAACCCCTTCAAAAGCGTAGGCCATATTTAATTCGTTTCGGTCGGCATCCACCATGTCATGGGCATCTTTGTAAGAGTTACCGGCCCCTTCGGCAACACTCATTACATCGTATTTGCTTAACACCTCCTTATTCATTTCCTGCAGGTAGTCATGTAAATGCGGCCCTACGGCGTAATAAAGCGAGAAATTTTTTTCGTAACCATCGGGGAATTTAGGGAAGGTAGTGTCCTTCGCCGCAAACTGGAACGCATCCAACCTGAAACCGTCAATACCCTTTTCGCACCAATATTTCATCATGTCATAAATTTCACTGCGCAGTTTTGGGTTTTCCCAGTTCAGGTCTGGTTGTTTGCGCGAGAAATAGTGCAGGTAATAGGCATTCGTTAATGAATCATAACGCCAGGCGTCGTGGTTAACATCAAATAAGCTGTATCTTGGGTTTGGTTTTCCTTTATCAGCGTTCCACCAATGGTAATAATCGCGGTAAGGGCTGGTCCTTGAGCTGCGGCTTTGTTTAAACCATTCATG
This genomic window contains:
- a CDS encoding Ni/Fe hydrogenase subunit alpha encodes the protein MKNKTLKIDILARVEGEGGLKLKISNGIVKDVQLKIYEPPRFFEAFLRGRDFREAPDITSRICGICPIAYQLGASQAMEEICGVKVEGQLKTLRRLIYTGEWIESHVLHAFMLNAPDFFEAGSVIHLAQVYPEVVKNALRMKKAGNEIMIVLGGREIHPVNLRLGGFYKVPKKRELRALLEEIKWSKQAAVDALMFISKFEFPEFKQNYEFLALSDPDEYAILGGRLVSNCGINLPVNEYDNCLVEEHVPHSTALHSHLKGAGTCLLGPLARYNLNFEQLTPLAKETAFNAGLGRHCYNPFKSILVRMVEVIYAFEEAERIIEAYEEPGSPAIEVKPRAGTGYGATEAPRGICYHRYTIDDNGIIQDSKIVAPTSVNQSRIEKDLWDLVQANVGLTDEKLKFFCERAIRNYDPCISCSTHFLTMDIERD
- a CDS encoding hydrogenase maturation protease codes for the protein MKQDSSSSKALLICIGNEFREDDGLGLYIGRHDKIRSLRNMVVIENSGDGMAMMDAWKDGGTVILADAVRSGRPAGTLFHFDLLKDPIPPDLFILSTHNIGIPGCIALSEKLDLLPEQLLFYGVEGQNFGHGKKLSPIVKAATDGLIDQIVADFES
- a CDS encoding RrF2 family transcriptional regulator, which encodes MLSKKAKYAINALVYLAQQPQNEPVQIRTIAETENISRKFLESILLVLRNAGMVNSKKGKEGGYYLLLTPEEINMAEVMRIFDGPIALLPCVTHKYYQKCQECKDEVHCGIRDIFSDVRRETVRMLKDATLAEIIHRQKDLYERDIEETIE
- a CDS encoding glycoside hydrolase family 13 protein, giving the protein MRTLFIAFFAITLLNCPQKNYAQESTDKKWWKEAVVYQIYPRSFKDANGDGVGDLQGIISKLDYIKSLGVNVIWLNPIYSSPNDDNGYDVSDYRNIMKEFGTMDDFNALLKGMHQRGIKLVMDLVVNHSSDEHEWFKQSRSSRTSPYRDYYHWWNADKGKPNPRYSLFDVNHDAWRYDSLTNAYYLHYFSRKQPDLNWENPKLRSEIYDMMKYWCEKGIDGFRLDAFQFAAKDTTFPKFPDGYEKNFSLYYAVGPHLHDYLQEMNKEVLSKYDVMSVAEGAGNSYKDAHDMVDADRNELNMAYAFEGVDIPSNPKGYSVIHFKEVFSRWDSVFATKGWLSIFLANHDQARMVSRFGNDSPQFRELSSKMLTTFIMTMRGTPYYYNGDELGMTNIRFDKIEDYRDMSTLNEYKHQQNIGGDMQKFMDGIKYACRDNGRTPLQWDATKNAGFTSGTPWIKVNPNYKTINVAAEEKDQNSCLNYFRKVVALRNQHKVLVYGKYTLLDKKNPNVYAYTREGEGKKMLIVLNFTANTAQTDIGIAIKNSKLLAANYADGAASVNNSSNIVLRPYEALIYELND